The following proteins come from a genomic window of Corynebacterium sp. P4-C1:
- the tsaD gene encoding tRNA (adenosine(37)-N6)-threonylcarbamoyltransferase complex transferase subunit TsaD translates to MIVLGIESSCDETGVGIIELAADGQMEILADVVASSMEQHARFGGVVPEIASRAHLEAMPQVMGKALAEAGVDKPDAVAATVGPGLAGALLVGASAAKAYAAAWGVPFYGVNHLGGHVAVANLDGGEELPHSIALLVSGGHTQILEVDAVGKPMKELGSTLDDAAGEAYDKVSRLLGLGYPGGPVIDRLAKSGNADAIRFPRGLSRAEDLRGGHRYDFSFSGLKTAVARYVEAAERNGEVISVEDVCASFQEAVVDVLTAKAVMACEDTGAQTLLLGGGVAANSRLRELAGQRCAEKGIELRVPRFALCTDNGVMIAALAAQLIHEGAEASGLDAATDTSLDVETPLVGSPS, encoded by the coding sequence GTGATCGTCCTCGGAATCGAATCTTCCTGCGACGAAACAGGCGTGGGCATCATCGAGCTCGCGGCGGACGGGCAGATGGAGATCCTCGCCGACGTGGTCGCTTCCTCGATGGAGCAGCACGCGCGCTTCGGCGGCGTCGTCCCAGAAATCGCCTCGCGGGCCCATTTGGAGGCCATGCCGCAGGTGATGGGGAAGGCGTTGGCGGAAGCTGGCGTCGATAAGCCTGATGCTGTCGCGGCAACGGTCGGACCCGGCCTGGCGGGCGCGTTGCTCGTGGGTGCCTCTGCCGCGAAGGCGTACGCCGCGGCGTGGGGGGTACCGTTCTACGGTGTCAATCACTTGGGCGGGCATGTGGCTGTCGCCAATCTCGACGGCGGTGAGGAGCTCCCGCACTCGATCGCGTTGCTCGTGTCAGGCGGGCACACGCAGATTCTCGAGGTCGACGCGGTGGGCAAGCCGATGAAGGAATTGGGTAGCACGCTTGACGATGCCGCCGGCGAGGCCTACGACAAAGTCTCCCGCTTGCTCGGGCTCGGCTATCCCGGCGGCCCCGTCATCGACAGGCTGGCGAAGTCAGGCAATGCGGACGCTATCCGCTTCCCGCGCGGATTGTCCCGGGCGGAGGATCTGCGAGGCGGGCACCGCTACGACTTCTCCTTCTCCGGACTGAAGACCGCAGTGGCCCGCTACGTCGAGGCCGCGGAGCGAAACGGCGAGGTGATCAGTGTCGAGGATGTCTGCGCTTCCTTCCAGGAAGCAGTGGTCGACGTGCTCACTGCGAAAGCCGTCATGGCGTGCGAAGACACGGGTGCCCAGACGCTGCTGCTCGGCGGCGGTGTGGCCGCGAACTCCCGGCTGCGTGAACTCGCGGGCCAGCGGTGCGCGGAGAAAGGGATTGAGCTGCGCGTCCCGCGTTTCGCGCTGTGCACCGATAACGGCGTGATGATCGCGGCACTGGCTGCCCAATTGATTCACGAGGGCGCGGAGGCCTCCGGGCTGGACGCCGCCACCGACACTTCGCTGGATGTGGAGACTCCGCTCGTCGGCTCGCCGAGCTAA
- the groES gene encoding co-chaperone GroES, with the protein MANVNIKPLEDKILVQIVEAETTTASGLVIPDSAQEKPQEATVIAVGPGRWDDEGEHRIPVDVKEGDTVIFSKYGGTELKYGDQEYLLLSARDLLAVVEK; encoded by the coding sequence GTGGCAAACGTCAACATCAAGCCCCTCGAGGACAAGATCCTCGTCCAGATCGTCGAGGCAGAGACCACCACCGCCTCCGGCCTGGTCATCCCGGACTCCGCTCAGGAGAAGCCGCAGGAAGCGACCGTCATCGCTGTCGGCCCGGGCCGCTGGGACGATGAGGGCGAGCACCGTATCCCGGTCGACGTCAAGGAGGGTGACACCGTCATCTTCTCCAAGTACGGCGGCACCGAGCTCAAGTACGGCGATCAGGAGTACCTGCTCCTGTCCGCTCGTGACCTGCTGGCCGTCGTCGAAAAGTAA
- the tsaB gene encoding tRNA (adenosine(37)-N6)-threonylcarbamoyltransferase complex dimerization subunit type 1 TsaB yields the protein MIVLAIDTATTDLVAGLVEVCEGGQRGSTPRTLAQRVVSTRSHNELLVPTVVELLGEAGREFGDLGAIVVGCGPGPFTGLRVGMATASAFGQALGIPVHGVCTHDAVAAQIGSDALVVTDARRREVYWAQYRSGTRTAGPDVIAPAALEAKTPVGVLSVPENLREQLTPELAASAETVTYVAPLPSGLVAVADLDADPEPLVPLYLRRPDAKEPAPKPKSPAIPDVAGLAAEGE from the coding sequence ATGATTGTCCTGGCCATTGATACCGCCACCACCGACCTCGTGGCGGGCCTGGTGGAGGTGTGCGAGGGCGGGCAGCGGGGCTCAACTCCGCGGACACTCGCCCAGCGAGTGGTATCGACGCGCTCCCACAATGAGTTGCTCGTGCCTACCGTCGTGGAGCTTCTCGGTGAGGCCGGACGGGAATTCGGTGACCTGGGTGCGATCGTGGTCGGTTGCGGGCCCGGACCGTTTACTGGCCTGCGCGTGGGCATGGCCACCGCTTCTGCATTCGGCCAAGCCCTCGGCATTCCGGTCCACGGTGTGTGCACCCATGATGCGGTGGCGGCGCAGATCGGCTCCGACGCTCTGGTGGTGACGGATGCCCGCCGCCGCGAGGTGTACTGGGCGCAGTACCGGTCAGGGACGCGTACCGCGGGCCCCGATGTGATTGCCCCGGCGGCACTTGAGGCAAAGACCCCGGTGGGGGTGCTGAGCGTCCCGGAGAATCTCCGCGAGCAGCTCACCCCTGAGCTCGCCGCCAGTGCGGAGACCGTCACCTACGTCGCTCCGCTTCCCTCCGGGCTGGTGGCTGTGGCGGACCTCGACGCAGACCCCGAGCCGTTGGTGCCGCTGTACCTGCGCCGTCCGGATGCTAAAGAGCCGGCACCGAAGCCGAAATCGCCCGCCATCCCGGACGTCGCGGGGCTGGCTGCGGAAGGGGAGTGA
- the groL gene encoding chaperonin GroEL (60 kDa chaperone family; promotes refolding of misfolded polypeptides especially under stressful conditions; forms two stacked rings of heptamers to form a barrel-shaped 14mer; ends can be capped by GroES; misfolded proteins enter the barrel where they are refolded when GroES binds), producing the protein MAKLIAFDQEAREGIQRGVDVLADSVRVTLGPRGRNVVLDKAFGGPAVTNDGVTIARDIDLEDPFENLGAQLVKSVAVKTNDIAGDGTTTATLLAQALINEGLRNVAAGANPIELNKGISAAAEKVVEELKARATEVSSSEEIANVATVSSRDEVVGEMVSGAMDKVGKDGVLTVEESQSIESYVDVTEGISFEKGFLSPYFMTDPEAGQAVLEEPLILLVRNKISSLPEFLPLLEKAVGTSRPLLIIAEDIEGEPLQTLVVNTIRGALKVAAVKSPYFGERRKAFMDDLAVVTNATVIDPEVGVNLKDAELDVLGSARRVTVTKDDTVIVDGAGTAEAVENRRQQIRREIENTDSTWDKEKAEERLAKLSGGVAVIRVGAPTETEVNERKLRVEDAINAARAAAQEGIIAGGGSALVQIANGLESYAEEFEGEQKVGVQAVARALTKPAYWIAENAGLDGSVVVSKIAELPNGEGFNAATLQYGDLIEQGIIDPVKVTHSAVVNAASVARMVLTTEASVVEKPAEDDEEQGQSHGHSH; encoded by the coding sequence ATGGCAAAACTGATTGCATTCGACCAGGAAGCCCGTGAGGGCATCCAGCGCGGTGTCGACGTCCTCGCCGACTCCGTGCGCGTCACGCTTGGCCCGCGCGGCCGCAACGTGGTGCTGGACAAGGCATTCGGCGGCCCCGCCGTCACCAACGACGGTGTGACCATCGCCCGCGACATCGACCTCGAGGACCCCTTCGAGAACCTCGGTGCGCAGCTGGTCAAGTCCGTCGCAGTCAAGACCAATGACATCGCCGGCGACGGCACCACCACCGCGACGCTGCTCGCTCAGGCGCTCATCAATGAAGGCCTGCGCAACGTTGCGGCCGGTGCCAACCCGATCGAGCTGAACAAGGGCATCTCCGCTGCGGCTGAAAAGGTCGTCGAGGAGCTCAAGGCCCGCGCCACTGAGGTCTCCTCCTCCGAGGAGATCGCCAACGTGGCCACCGTTTCCTCCCGCGACGAGGTCGTCGGCGAGATGGTCTCCGGTGCCATGGACAAGGTGGGCAAGGACGGTGTCCTCACCGTCGAGGAATCCCAGTCCATCGAGTCCTACGTCGATGTCACTGAGGGCATCTCCTTCGAGAAGGGCTTCCTGTCCCCGTACTTCATGACCGACCCGGAGGCCGGCCAGGCAGTGCTCGAAGAGCCGCTCATCCTCCTCGTGCGCAACAAGATCTCCTCCCTGCCGGAATTCCTCCCGCTGCTGGAGAAGGCCGTGGGCACCTCCCGCCCGCTGCTGATCATTGCCGAGGACATCGAGGGTGAGCCGCTGCAGACCCTCGTGGTCAACACCATCCGCGGCGCCCTGAAGGTCGCCGCCGTGAAGTCCCCGTACTTCGGTGAGCGCCGCAAGGCCTTCATGGACGACCTCGCTGTGGTGACCAACGCAACGGTCATCGACCCGGAGGTCGGCGTGAACCTGAAGGACGCCGAGCTGGACGTGCTCGGCAGCGCCCGCCGCGTCACCGTGACCAAGGACGACACTGTCATCGTCGACGGTGCCGGCACTGCTGAAGCGGTGGAGAACCGCCGCCAGCAGATCCGCCGCGAGATCGAGAACACTGACTCCACCTGGGACAAGGAGAAGGCGGAGGAGCGCCTGGCGAAACTGTCCGGCGGTGTCGCTGTCATCCGCGTCGGCGCACCGACCGAGACTGAGGTCAACGAGCGCAAGCTCCGCGTCGAGGACGCCATCAACGCCGCCCGTGCAGCGGCCCAGGAAGGCATCATCGCCGGTGGCGGTTCCGCACTCGTGCAGATTGCCAACGGCCTGGAGTCCTACGCGGAGGAGTTCGAGGGCGAGCAGAAGGTCGGTGTGCAGGCAGTCGCCCGCGCACTGACCAAGCCCGCCTACTGGATCGCCGAGAACGCCGGCCTGGACGGCTCTGTCGTGGTGTCGAAGATTGCTGAGCTGCCCAACGGTGAAGGCTTCAACGCCGCCACCTTGCAGTACGGCGACCTGATCGAGCAGGGCATCATCGACCCGGTGAAGGTCACCCACTCCGCCGTGGTCAACGCCGCATCCGTCGCCCGCATGGTGCTCACCACGGAAGCATCCGTGGTGGAGAAGCCCGCCGAGGACGACGAGGAGCAGGGCCAAAGCCATGGCCACAGCCACTAG
- the rimI gene encoding ribosomal protein S18-alanine N-acetyltransferase: MELRELTVADAAATAAIEADVFAGETPWSRDVFAVQFAHPYTFYVGAFDDEGEMLGYAGLAKLGPPDDPEFEVHTIAVARGHQGRGIGRVLMDQLVHAADMHDGQMFLEVRTDNTAALALYGSYGFKEIGVRKGYYQPTGADAYTMMRPSVSEQAEAGRTGGSGAEERSGQ, encoded by the coding sequence GTGGAACTGCGCGAATTGACCGTCGCCGACGCGGCGGCGACGGCCGCGATCGAAGCCGATGTCTTCGCCGGCGAGACGCCGTGGTCCCGCGACGTGTTCGCGGTGCAGTTCGCTCACCCGTACACGTTTTACGTCGGCGCTTTCGACGATGAGGGGGAGATGCTGGGCTACGCCGGACTGGCCAAGCTCGGCCCCCCGGACGACCCGGAATTCGAGGTGCACACCATCGCGGTGGCCCGCGGCCACCAGGGCCGCGGCATCGGCCGGGTGCTCATGGACCAGCTCGTCCACGCCGCCGACATGCACGACGGACAGATGTTCCTCGAGGTGCGCACGGACAACACAGCGGCGCTGGCCCTGTACGGCAGCTACGGTTTCAAGGAGATCGGGGTGCGCAAAGGCTATTACCAGCCGACAGGGGCGGACGCGTACACGATGATGCGGCCCAGCGTTAGTGAACAGGCTGAAGCCGGCCGGACCGGCGGAAGTGGAGCAGAAGAAAGGAGCGGGCAGTGA